AGTGCATCGGCCCCGTGCACGGCCGATCCGGCGCCGTAGAGGACTTCGATCCGATCGATGCCGTCGATCGTCAGCGGCACCTCGCCGTTGTGATGTCCCGTCTGGCTGTCGTTGAGGCGCACGCCGTCCAGCAGCACGAGGTTCTGCCCGAACGTCGAGCCGCGGACGGAGAAATCGGTCTGCACGCCCTTCGGCCCGCGCGCGCGCGGATCCACGGCGGGCAGCAGTCTGAGGGCATCGATGACGGAGGTGACGCCGATGCGCTCCAGGTCTTCGCGCGTGAGGATGGCGATCGTTCTCGGGACCGACAGCAGCGGAAGCGCGTCGATCGACGCCGTGACGAAGACGTCCTGGGAGATGCGGAGTTGGGGCGTCGGGCTGTGGCCCTGGGCCCAGGCTGTCCCGGCGACCGCCACGCTCGCCATCGCCGCGGCCAACGCGCGGATCGCGGCGCGGTTCGACCTTGTCGACTGCGCTGACACGGATATCCTCCGGCGGGCTGGCTGGTCGGTCCCTCATCTGGGACGCCGCTTGCGCGCCAGCCGAGCAGTGTACCTCGCGGCGCTCTCGATATACTCGTGCGATGCTCGTGGCTCGTCGTCTCGAACTGAGCGGCCTGGTGCAGGGCGTCGGGTTCCGGTTCTTCGCGGTCGAAGCTGCGACGGCTGAAGGCCTCCGCGGCTGGGTCAGGAACCTCGTCGACGGCCGCGTCGAGGTGTTCGTCGAAGGCGACCGCGATGCCGTCGTCCGATTCGAGGCCAAAATGCGCCGCGGGCCGGCGCGCGCGCGTGTCGATCGGGTGCGCGTCGATGAGGACGCGCCTTCGGGGCAGGCGGGGCCGTTTATCATACGACCGTGACATCGACCGGCGAGGTGGACATGCAAACGTTGTTGAAGCAGCGCATTCGGCACGTACCGGACTTTCCGAAGCCCGGCATTCTCTTCTACGACGTGACGACGCTGCTCAAGGACCCCGAGGGATTCCGGATCGCGGTCGAGGCGATGGCCAAGCCGCACGAGGCCGCCGGGGTGGACGTCGTGGTCGGCATCGAGAGCCGTGGTTTCATCTTCGGGTCGGCCGTAGCGGACCGCCTGAGGGCGGGATTCGCTCCCGTGCGCAAGCCAGGCAAGCTGCCGTCCTCGACGCGGCGAGCCTCCTACGCGCTGGAGTACGGCACCGACTCGCTCGAGATCCATGACGATGCCGTGAGCCGCGGGCAGCGGGTCCTCATCGTCGACGACCTCCTCGCCACCGGCGGCACGGCGGCCGCGACCGTCGGTCTCGTCCGTGCGCTCGGGGCCGAGGTCGTCGGCCTGCAGTTCCTGATCGAGCTCGTTGGGCTCAACGGCCGCGAGCGTCTGAAGAACGAGAAGGTCGCGACGGTCTTGCAGTACTGACGGGCCAAACCGGGCACCGGTCTGCGCCGCACGGCGGAGCGGCTCAGGCACGGCGCGATCGCTGGATGCTAGACTCGCTGGGCAGCGCGATCAGCCGCGCGGGTCGGCCGTTGGTTGGGCATCCTGGAGACCTGCGAAGTCACTCGATGCGCCCGTAGCTCAGCTGGATAGAGCACCGCCCTCCTAAGGCGGGGGTCGGCCGTTCAAATCGGCCCGGGCGCACCAGCATCCTCAATAACGTGAATCACTTACAGCCGCGATGCGCGCTCGCGTGCCAACGGTCCGCTTTCTTCTGGGGTGCAATAAAGTACAAGTCTCTCCGACGCTGATCACCGAGACCCTGGTCCGCTACGAGACAAACTTGTCTCCTGGCAGCGAGAAACTGCTTTGCCCCTACTCGCTCCGCAGTGTGCCGAGCGGTTTCCTGACGAGGATGTCCAGACTTGCGACGACGCCCACAAGGCCGACGAGCGCCGCCGTCGCCACGACGCCCCTGACAACATCGCGAACGCCGGTCGCCATTCGATCTCGAGCAGGTGGCGGACGAGCACCCACGAAAGACCAGCGGCGCCGATTGCGGCCAAGAGTCCAGGCAGGATGCCAAGAAGTCCATATTCGACGGCGACCATAGCCGTCACGAGCCGCGTTCCCGCGCCGAGTGTCCGGTAAACGGCGGCCTCGTACAGGCGCTGGAACTTGGTCATGGCGACCGCGCCAATGAGCACGAGGGCTCCCGCCAGCAGCGTCACGAACCCCACAACCGTCACCCCGACGGTGACATCGTCCACAACCTCACGAATGGACGCGACGACATCACGAACATTGATGACCGACACGTTGGGATATGCACTTCAAGATCGCGACGCTCCGGACCTTCTGCTGGACGATGACGCGGGTCACGCTCCAGACGCCGATCCCGCCGAGTACCACGATCACGAAACCAACCAAGCTCAGGTAGTTCTCAGCCGTCGCGAGGTTGCGACCGAGCTGATCCTCCTGCGTCTTCCACGACCGCACGTCGACGCTATCCTGTCGCAATACCTCGCGTAGCCGTTGGGTCAGGGCGGACGGCTCTACCGGAAGGCGCGCGAGCAACTGATAGCTGGCCCGGCTGCCGAAGGCCAGCAGGGAGGTACCTTTGAGGTCGTCCAGATCGACGTAGACACGCGGACCGAATGCGATGCCGCGTCGCTGCGCGCGGTCCTTGGCGATCGTGCCTCGAACCTCGAACGGCTGGCCCGCTAGTCGGACCGTGTCGCCGACGCGCAGCCCGAGGGCGATGAGCAGCTCAGGCTGCACGACGACGCCATGGCCGGCGACGAAATCGTGCGAGAACACCCGGCCCTGTTCGAGCTCGATCGCGCCGTAGTACGGGAAGCCGTCCGAAACCCCGCGAATCTCGACCAACTTCACCTGGCGGTTGCCAACTCCTTCGGCCGCCGACGCCATCGTCTGCGTCTCGATGACGTCGAGGCCGCCCGTCACACCATACGCTTTGAATTCCGCCTCGATTCGCGCCCGCGTGTTAGCCCCGAGCGGACGTGTGGACTGGAGGATGAGATCGGCGCCGATCAGGTTGCGCGCCTCTGCCGTCAGCGCTGTCCGGACGTTCTGAACCACGCTGCGAAGCACGATGATGGCGGCGACGCCGATGCCGACGCAGAGAAAGAAGAACCCCAGGCGAGACCAGGACGTTCGGATCTCGCGCCACAGCATGCGGCGCACGAACGTCATCGCGCCACCTCCGCCGCCGGTACCCGTCGGTCGACGAGCCGGCCGTCCCGCAAGACGAGGACTTCGTTGGTGCGTGCCGCCAGCTCCGGATCGTGGGTGACCAGTACGAGGGTGCACCCACGACGACGGTTCACGTCCACGAGAAGGTCGATGATTTGATGTCCGGTGCTGCTGTCAAGGTTGCCGGTGGGCTCGTCAGCGAGAAGGATCGGGGGGGGCGTTCGCGAGGGCACGCGCGATGGCGACCCGCTGCTGCTCACCACCGGACAGTTGGGATGGATAGTGCGTCGACCGGTCTTCGAGGCCCACTTCACGAATGAGGGCGTTCGCTCGCCTGGCGGCATCTGCGACCCCGGCAATCTCCATGGGGACGAGCACATTCTCAAGCGCAGTGAGCGACGGCAATAGATGGAAGAACTGGAACACGATCCCCACCTTGTCACCACGGAATCGGGCCAGCGCTTCCTCGTCGAGACGGGTGATGTCGACGCCGTCGAGCAGGACGCGCCCTGACGTCGGCGCATCCAGTCCCGCGACGAGGCCGAGCAGCGTGGACTTGCCGCTGCCAGAGGCACCCATGATTGCCACGGCTTGTCCTCGGGCGACGTCCAGCGAGAGCGGGTGCAGGATTGTCAGGGGGCCGACGCCGCTCGGAACGGTCCGGGAGATCTCGACGAGCTGAATGATCGTGTCTGGGTCTGATATCAAGGCGTCCTCGACCGGATCTGCATGAACGTCTGATCAACGTGTTACGGCCAAGTCGCGTTCGTCGTTCGCCCGTTCGAGACTCTCGGATCAGTGTATACACTTCTTTAGGATCGTCCTTGCGATCCCAGTTGCCGCTCCCCTCGCCGTCCGTCTGCGATAATTCGCGCATGAACCTGCTGGGACGTCGGAGTCTGTCGTCCGTCTTGGGTGCAGTGATCAATGTCCTCCTCTTGGGCGCGTGTTCGGTGGGGCTGTTTCAGCTTGGTCTCTTGGCGACCACGGCAATCGCACCGGCGGACCGCAACTTCACGGCCAGCGTGCCCGTGGCGTTCACCATCGCTCCCTCTGCCTACCAGTTGACAGCGCGGCGCGACCCGAGGGCGAGGGCCGACGTCGAGGGTGCGATTCGCGGCACGGTCCGTCTCGCACGCGCGTCGAAGTCGATGGCCGTCGTCTCGCTGCTGGTGCTTCTGCCGCTCACGACCGTCATCATCGCCGTGCTCTATCGGCTGCGGCGAGTTCTTCGCGGACTGCGCCAAGGCCGGCCGTTCCTGGCGGAGAACGCGACGGACCTTCGGTTCATTGGCCTGATGGTCATCGGCGGCCAAATCGCCTGGGCAGGATTGCAGTACCTGGGCATGAGGTTTGGCGTCGATGAGCTGACGAGCGCGCAACTGGTGTTTCAGGCGCCGTTTCCGTTGAATGTGCCCATCATCGTGTCGGGGCTCGTGCTGGTGGTGGTCGCGGAGGTATTCCGCGAGGGCAACCGCATGCGCTCGGATTTCGAGAGTGCCCGCGAGATTCAAGGGACGCTCGTGGCCGAGGCTTCGTGCAGAACCGCGAACGTCGCGATCGAGTCACGCATGCGCCCCGCTCGAGACGTGGGCGGCGACTACTACGACATCATCGACCTCGGCGAGGGTCGCATTGCCGTGGTCGTGGCCGATGTGGCGGGCAAGGGACTCCCAGCGGCGTTGTTGATGACGCTCCTGCGCGGCAGCCTACGCAGCCTCATCCTGGCCGGCCTCCGGGACCGGGCGCTGATCGAGGCGCTCAATCGGCATCTTGTCGCCAATACGCCGTCAAACCGACTGGTGACGTGTTTCTACGCCGAAATCGATTCGAGACGAGGGACGTTCCGTTACCTCAACGCCGGGCACAATCCACCGTTCTTGGTGAACGGTGCGGCGATGCACACACTCGGGCCGACCGGGATCGTCCTTGGTGTGATGGACGACATGCCGTTCGAAGCCGTTGAAGTGGATGTCTCAGCCGGCGCCCGGCTTCTCGTCTACACGGATGGACTGCCGGAGGCGACAAACGTGGCTGGCGAGGAGCTTGGGATGGAGCGTCTGGCGGCAATCGTTGCCGAGAATGTCGCCGGGCCGCCGGCGGCGGTGGTGGACGCCACGCTAGCCCGCGTCGTGGCATTCGCGGGACGCGCGCCCCAGCACGACGACATGACCATCATGCTCGTCGCGATTGATCCGGCCGCGTGAGAACGCCTGAGAAATGGAAGAGCCCGTGATGTAGTCCGGCGTCTTAAGGTCTATTTAAGGACGCCAGGCTACGTTGTTCGTTGTGCGTGAGACAGGCTCCGCGGCGAGCTCTTCGGCGGAAACCGTTGACCTTAGGCAGTTCGCCTGGAGTCGAGGTCTCGTCGACGACTACATCAACAACTTCCCGAGGGTCGCCTCGTTGTTTTCGGGGAATAGCTTCCGCCCCGATGACTGGCGCTCCACCGTTGCCCGCGTGCAACGGTCCGCACCCAGTCGGAACGATCTGACAGACGTTCTGCTCAAACAGCTGGAGCGCCGCCAGGCACCTCGCGCGGCGGTCGATGCGGCGTCCCGCTTTCGGAACAGAGAGGCGGTGGCGATTGTGACCGGTCAACAGGCTGGGCTCTTTGGCGGCCCGCTGTATTCGCTCTTGAAAGCCGTGACAGCCATCCGCCTGGCGGAATGGGTGAGCGACGAGCTGCGAGTGCCTGCCGTGCCCGTGTTTTGGGTAGAGAACGAGGACCACGACTGGCAAGAGATCGCTCACGTCGAGGTGCTGGACGATGAGTCGCAAATCCGGGAGGCGAAGGCCGATGCTCCAGTTGGTGCAGGCCACTTTCCGGTGTGTTCATTTCGGATTCCGCCTGACGACCCCGCAATCGCATCGCTCGAGAGCGCACTCCCTCGCACCGAGTTCACCGAATGGCTCCTTCACACCTTGCGCCGGCGCTACCACGCCGGCGCAAGCGTTTCCGAAGCGTTCGCGGGCTGGATAGAAGACGTTCTCGGGGCTCACGGGCTGGTCGTGTTCGAGGCCCACGATCCGGAAGCCAAGCCATTGGCCGCACGTATCTTCGTCGAAGAGCTTCAGCACCCCGGTCGAACGGTGGAGCTCGTCAGGCGGCGCGCCGAGGACATGCACCGGCGCGGATACGAACCGCAGATCCTGCCGAACGAGCACAGTCTCCCACTCTTCTACCTGGGCGTTGACGGTCGACAGGCCATCCGGCGTCAGGGCGATGGGCTACTTGTCGGCGACCGGCCTGTGGCGTTCGGTGATGTCAGGCGTGAAGCGTCTAACAATCCTGAACGCTTCAGCCCGAACGTTCTGCTTCGTCCGGTCGTTCAAGACACGTTGTTTCCGACGGTCTGTTACGTTGCCGGGCCGGCTGAATTCGTCTACCAGGCGGAGCTCATGGACGTGTACGCCGCGTTCAACGTCGAGGCACCGTTGCTGCACCCTCGATTGAGCGCCACGATCGCAGACGGCGCCACGGTGCGTTTCATGAGGCGCTATCAGTTGCCCTTCCAGTGTCTGCATGACGACCGCGACACCATCCTCACGCGGCTGATGTCTCAGGAACTGCCGGATGGCCTCGAGTCGACATTTGCCGACGTCGGTCGTGTGATTGACGAACACGCCGCTCGTATCCGCGCATTGGTGCTCAATCTCGATCCCACACTTGCTGGCGCCCTCGACACCACGGTGGCACGGGCGCAGGAGTCGTTTTCGGCGCTTCATCGGAAGGCCGTGCAGGCCGCCACGCGGAAGGACGATATCGTGCGGCGCCAACTCGATCGAGCCCACGCCCTCATCTACCCGAAAGGCATGCCTCAGGAGCGATGCCTGGGCGGCGTCTTCTTTCTGAATCGCTACGGACCGGCGCTGTGCGAGCGTCTCCTCGATGTCGATCCGTTCACGACGAATTGGCACCATATGTTGACTCCGTAGAGGTGCCGCGACGACATGCGGGCCTGGGATTGGATCGCCTTCGCCGCGACGCTTGCCTACGTCGTGATTTATGGAGTGTGGAAGGCCCGCGGCCAGAAGACGGCGCGGACGTTCGCCGTAGCCGAACGAAGCGTGCCGTGGTACGCGGTGGGCCTGTCGATCATGGCCACACAGGCAAGCGCGGTCACCTTCATCTCGACGACCGGCCAGGGCTCCGTCGACGGCATGCGGTTCGCGCAGTTCTACTTCGGCCTGCCCATCGCGATGGTGATCTTGTCGTACACCGCCGTTCCGCTGTTTCGAGCGGCGAACGTCATCACCGCATATGAGTATCTGGAGCGGCGCTTCGACGCGCGCGTGCGTGCGCTCGTCAGCGGAATATTTCTCTTGCAACGCGGCTTGGCGCTCGGTATCACCCTGTACGCTCCAGCCGTTGTGCTGACGTTGATTCTGGGATGGCCCGATTGGGCCACCACCGTGCTCATGGCGGGGCTGGCCGTGACCTATACGGCTGCTGGCGGCGCCAAGGCCATCGCCTGGTCGGATTTGCAACAGATGGTCGTGATGACAGTCGGCCTCGGAGCCGCCCTCGTATCCGCCATGTGGGTCCTGCCACCCGGCGTCTCGTTCAGCGATGCCCTGACCGTAGCCTCCGCGGCCGGCAGGCTGAACGTTATTACGACTGCGTTCGATTGGAATGACCGCTACAACCTGTGGAGCGGGCTGATTGGGGGGGCCTTCCTGGCGCTCGCGTACTTCGGCACCGACCAGAGCCAGGTTCAGCGCTATCTCAGCGGCCACTCGATGCGAGACAGTCGACGTGGACTGATGCTGAACGCGGTCGCCAAGATCCCGATGCAGCTCTGCATCCTTCTCATCGGGGCGCTCGTCTTCGTGGTCTACATCTACGAAAAGCCACCGCTGATCTTTCAGGAACTGGACGACGCGCTCATTCAGGCCCCGGGATTGGCGGAACGTTACGGGCCGATTCGCGAACAGTACGAGTCAGCGCTGGCGGCTCGGCGTGATGCTGCCGAGAGACTCGTGCGGCTCGAGAAGGTCGCGGGGCCTAGCCCCGACGTCGTTCGCTCAGAGATCGTCTCGAACCTACAGAGCGCGCAGCGAGACGTCGACGGCGCGCGACGCGAGGCGGCCGCTTTGGCTGTGTCGAACGGAGGGAGTGGCGCGAGCGACACGAATTACATCTTCCTCACGTTCGTCACCAGCTACTTGCCAGTCGGCGTCGTTGGCCTCGTGTTGGCCGTGGTGTTCGGGGCGACGATGGCTGCGATCTCTGCCGAGATGGGCGCGTTGGCGACGGTCAGTGTGTTCGACGTCTACAAACGCCACGTTCGACCTGATCGCACCGACGCTCACTATCTGACGGCGTCACGAGTGGCGACGGTGTTCTGGGGCATTTACGCGATCGGGTGTGCCCAGTTGGTCAAGGGCCTGGGCTCGCTCGTCGAGGCCGTGAATGTGCTCGGCTCGCTGTTCTACGGCGGAATGCTTGGGGTCTTCGTGCTCGCCTTCTTTGCCAAGCGAACAACCGCGCGCGGAGCCTTCTGGGCGGTACTCTGCGGCGAGGCGACGATCTTCGTGTGCTGGTATTTCACGAGCATCGCGTTCCTTTGGTACAACGTCATCGGTTGCCTCGTGGTGGTCGCCTGCGGCGTCGGGTTCTCCGGCTGGCCGGCACGCGCGCCCGTGCGGGCCACGCCTCACCCCGCTCAACGCTCCCGGGACATGCCGTAGACCGGTCATAGGTGCGCTTTAAGGTTTCTCTAAGGTTCGACTCCTATGCTCCCACCCAATTGGAGGAGTGCATGCGGGTATCTCATGTGATTGCAGTTGGAGTGTCTACGGCCCTCGTGTCATTCGCTGCGGTGAGCGTGCTTGCCGGTCGTCAAGCTCCGGCTCCAGCAGCTGCGCAAGCCGACGCGTCGCGGGCGGTGACGAATGGGGGTGTCTTCGCCGCCGGTTGGACCGGGGCGATCGATGCGAGCGAGGAGAAGCGTGGCTTGACGCTTCAGAACGCCCGCCTCAGCGAGTCGAACGGCGTCCTTTCGGTCACGACCGGGCCAGCCGCGACCTATTGGAACCCGAAGAACGTCGCAACCGGCGTCTACACCGTGAAGGCGACGTTCTACGAGCCGAAGTACATGAACCTGAACGACCATCCGCATCCCTACGGCATCGTGATCGCCGGCAGCGACATGGGCACGCCGGATGCGAAGTACTTGTATTGCGCGGCCTACGGCAACGGCGTGTTCATCGTTCGCGGCTTTGGCCCGGCACCGTTCCAGATGGGAGGGCGCCGGGGCATGGAGGCGCCCTCGGTCGCGCGCGCCTCAGGCCCCGGAGCTCCGGTGACGCAGGAGATCGCGATGTCGGTCACGGCGGATGCCGTGACCTGCACGATCAACGGCTCCGTCGTCGGCACGTACCCGAAGAGTGACCTGGTCGGTCCCGGCAAGTTGAAGTCCACGGACGGCGTCTACGGTATCCGGTTTGCGCACAACACGGAGGGCACGGTCACCGGCCTGTCGCTGTCGAGATAGCAGGCCCGGCAGGATCCCCTGGTTCTTAAGCCAATCCTAAGCACCCGAACACAGGATTGACGAAGGCAGACACTGCGGTGTCGAGGTGGGCCCGTGTGTTCGGGCAGAGGAGAAACTGATATGCGCCTGAGGATGCTACTTGTGGCGACGGCGGTTGTGATGGGGTTTGGGGCCGTTGGGGTGCACGGAGCGGGTCCCACGTTCAGGGCCGACTACCGATTCACCGGATCGACCCTCAGCGGATTCACGCCAGTCGGAGCGGCGACATGGCGTGTCCAGAACGGCGAGATCGTGGGGACGCCGAAGGAGCCCAGCGGGGGATGGCTCCTTCTCGATGCTCGGGAATTTCAGAACCTGCAGTTGTACGCGAACGTGCAGTGCACCGCGAGCTGCAAGGCCGGACTGCTGGTACGAGCAGAAAGGACCGCCGACGGTGGCCTGAAGGGCATCCTCATGTCGCTGACTGAAGGCGACGTGGCACCGTATCTGGTGAAGATCGATGCGAATGGCAAGGAAGTGAGCCGGGAAGCCGTGCAGGCGCCCGCCGGGCGCGCCGGCCGGGCAGGACAAGGCGCCGCTCAGGCGGGTGGACGTGCTGGGGGGGCCGCACCGGCTCCGGCCGGCGGCGGAGCGGCAGCGACGCTTGTGATGCCCTCGACGCCCTCTCCCGAACTGGCGGCTCGTCTACCCAAGACGCTGCTGCGGCCGACAGCCACGTTTACGCCGGGAAGCTACAACGAATCCGAGATTCTCATCACGAACAATACGCTCTCAGCAAGAATCAACGGCGCAGGCTCAGGTGGGAACCGTCCTCTTCCCGACGCCGCCAAGGACGGTTTCGGGCAGATCGCGCTGTACGTCGGCGGAACGGGAGAAGCGCGCTTCAAGGATCTGGCCGCGAAGGACATCTTGAAGCACAAGTGGACGCCGGAGGAAATCGGCACGAACTATCGTGCCATTCACGTCGATCCGCACTTCTACTCATGGAGCACGGCCATTGCGGACTTCAACCGCGATGGCAACATGGATGTCGCCGCTGGTGCCTTCTATTACCTTGGGCCGGACTTCACCGTGGGTGGCGAAATCTATCCGCAGGTCACCTTCAACCAGACGACCGAATATCCGCTCGCCGCGATGGTGAATGTCGCTGACGACTTCACTGGTGATGGATGGCCCGACGTGCTCCAGATGAGCGGCGCGGCCGGGAACAGCGTCGGCACGCTCTTCGTGAACCCGAAAGGACAGTCCAGGTCCTGGCCGAAGTACGTCACGCTCCCGCAGCTCGGCAATGAAGAAACCATCTTCAAGGACATCACCGGCGACAATCAGCCCGAGCTGATCCACTCAGGCGCGAACTCGCTGCTCCAGTTCTCGAGCTTCGATGTGAAGAAATGGGACCCGGCCAATCCGACAGCCCTGTGGACGACGACCACGCTCTCAGAGCCCGGACCGTGGGGCGCCAACCTCGGCCACGGAATGGGCGTGGCAGATATCAATGGTGATGGCCGCGCGGACTACCTCAACCCGTACGGGTGGTGGGAGCAGCCCGCGGCGAGCGGGACGGCGTGGATCCATCACCTGACCGCGTTCGCACGCTGGGGCGCGACGGCAGCCGGAGCCGGCGGTGCGCAACTCTGCGGCTACGACATCAATGGGGACGGCCTGACTGACGTCGTTGGCCCGCAAGAGGGCCACGGCTTCGGCATTTCGTGGTTCGAACAGAAGCGCCAGGGCACGACGATCTCGTTCGTTGAACATAAAGTCATGGACGGGTTCCTGTCTGACAACGCGGGTGGCGTCATGTTCACCGAACCCCATGCGTCAGCCTGCGCAGACATCGATGGCGACGGGATCACCGACCTCGTTACGGGCAAGCGCTACATGGCGCACCCCGGCTATACGGATCCCGATCCCTGGGGTGAACCCGTGACGTACGTCTACCGTACGGTTCGTAACAAGCAGGCTCCGGGCGGCGCCGAGTTCGTGCCAGAGCTGGTCCACAACCGATCGGGCGTCGGCTCGCATCTGGCGGTTGGAGACATGAACAAGGACGGCATGATGGACATCATCACGTCCGACAACTTTGGAACCTTCGTGTTCCTCAACACTCGTAAGAAACCGCGGTAGAGCTTCACGCTGGCCAGCGCCTGGGGATCCATCCAGGCGTTGGCCAGAAAAGACTCCCGGGAGTAGCCTGTAGGCCTGTCGGCTGGTGTTGATGTGGGAACCTTGCACATGCGGGTGCTGCTTGTCGAAGACGATCGCGAACTGGCCGACTACGTACGGAGAGCACTGGAAGAAGAGCACTATTCGGTGACGACCTACTTCGACGGATCGGCAGGGTTGAGGGCGATCGAGACGACATCGTTCGACATCCTGGTGCTTGATGTGATGCTGCCGACCATCAACGGGTTTGAGTTGACCAAGCGCGCCAGGCTTCTGGGGCTTCGGACACCGATTCTGTTCCTGACCGGACGGGACGCACCCGAAGATATCGTGCGGGGCCTCGATGCGGGCGGCGATGACTACCTGACGAAGCCCTTCTCGCTCGCCGTGTTGACCGCGCGCCTGCGCGCGCGAACTCGGCCTCCTGACGCGGGCCGAGCCAGGCAATTCCGTTTTGCTGATCTGGCGATCGACTTCGGCCAGCGAACTGCGGTGCGCGCCGGCCGCGAGTTGAAACTCACACGGACGGAGTTCTCAATCCTCGAGTGCCTCGCGCGATCGGCGGGCCGTGTTGTGACGCGGGATCGGATTCTCGATACGGTGTGGGGCGCTCGCGAGGTTGGCAACAACAACCTTGAAGTCTTCATCCGCTTTCTGCGGAGCAAGATTGATCCGCCCGGTTCACGCAAACTGATTCAAACGGAGCGCGGCATCGGCTACAGCCTGAGAGACGAGGCATGAGCCGCGTCGCCACGATTCGGTTTCGGCTGACGGCCGCGTACGCGCTCATCATGACGATCATGGTGACGGCGACGGCGGCCCTCAGTTGGATTGCCGCTCGCAGCAGCCTGGCTGTCTCCGTCGATCGCAGTCTCGAGCGTGATCTGGATCTGTTTCAGACGAGTCTGCAGATTCACCTACGTCGGACGGAGCTGGTTCCCGCGATTCGCCAGGCCAGCATGATCGGCCTTCGAGACAACCTCCTCCGCGTCTTCGACGAGCAGGGCGGGCTGGTCTACCAGTCTCCCAGCCTCGAAAACAATTTCTCGGCGCCGCCACCGGCAGTCGAGACCGGTCGGATCACGTTTCGCACCGTGCGGAATGATCAGGAGGAACACGTCAGGCTCGCCGCAACGGCAATCGCCATCGACAGCCGTCGCTATACTGCGGAGCTGGTTCAACCTCTAAC
The genomic region above belongs to Acidobacteriota bacterium and contains:
- a CDS encoding adenine phosphoribosyltransferase, translated to MQTLLKQRIRHVPDFPKPGILFYDVTTLLKDPEGFRIAVEAMAKPHEAAGVDVVVGIESRGFIFGSAVADRLRAGFAPVRKPGKLPSSTRRASYALEYGTDSLEIHDDAVSRGQRVLIVDDLLATGGTAAATVGLVRALGAEVVGLQFLIELVGLNGRERLKNEKVATVLQY
- a CDS encoding PP2C family protein-serine/threonine phosphatase, whose translation is MNLLGRRSLSSVLGAVINVLLLGACSVGLFQLGLLATTAIAPADRNFTASVPVAFTIAPSAYQLTARRDPRARADVEGAIRGTVRLARASKSMAVVSLLVLLPLTTVIIAVLYRLRRVLRGLRQGRPFLAENATDLRFIGLMVIGGQIAWAGLQYLGMRFGVDELTSAQLVFQAPFPLNVPIIVSGLVLVVVAEVFREGNRMRSDFESAREIQGTLVAEASCRTANVAIESRMRPARDVGGDYYDIIDLGEGRIAVVVADVAGKGLPAALLMTLLRGSLRSLILAGLRDRALIEALNRHLVANTPSNRLVTCFYAEIDSRRGTFRYLNAGHNPPFLVNGAAMHTLGPTGIVLGVMDDMPFEAVEVDVSAGARLLVYTDGLPEATNVAGEELGMERLAAIVAENVAGPPAAVVDATLARVVAFAGRAPQHDDMTIMLVAIDPAA
- a CDS encoding acylphosphatase, which produces MLVARRLELSGLVQGVGFRFFAVEAATAEGLRGWVRNLVDGRVEVFVEGDRDAVVRFEAKMRRGPARARVDRVRVDEDAPSGQAGPFIIRP
- a CDS encoding ABC transporter permease — its product is MTFVRRMLWREIRTSWSRLGFFFLCVGIGVAAIIVLRSVVQNVRTALTAEARNLIGADLILQSTRPLGANTRARIEAEFKAYGVTGGLDVIETQTMASAAEGVGNRQVKLVEIRGVSDGFPYYGAIELEQGRVFSHDFVAGHGVVVQPELLIALGLRVGDTVRLAGQPFEVRGTIAKDRAQRRGIAFGPRVYVDLDDLKGTSLLAFGSRASYQLLARLPVEPSALTQRLREVLRQDSVDVRSWKTQEDQLGRNLATAENYLSLVGFVIVVLGGIGVWSVTRVIVQQKVRSVAILKCISQRVGHQCS
- the bshC gene encoding bacillithiol biosynthesis cysteine-adding enzyme BshC, with translation MFVVRETGSAASSSAETVDLRQFAWSRGLVDDYINNFPRVASLFSGNSFRPDDWRSTVARVQRSAPSRNDLTDVLLKQLERRQAPRAAVDAASRFRNREAVAIVTGQQAGLFGGPLYSLLKAVTAIRLAEWVSDELRVPAVPVFWVENEDHDWQEIAHVEVLDDESQIREAKADAPVGAGHFPVCSFRIPPDDPAIASLESALPRTEFTEWLLHTLRRRYHAGASVSEAFAGWIEDVLGAHGLVVFEAHDPEAKPLAARIFVEELQHPGRTVELVRRRAEDMHRRGYEPQILPNEHSLPLFYLGVDGRQAIRRQGDGLLVGDRPVAFGDVRREASNNPERFSPNVLLRPVVQDTLFPTVCYVAGPAEFVYQAELMDVYAAFNVEAPLLHPRLSATIADGATVRFMRRYQLPFQCLHDDRDTILTRLMSQELPDGLESTFADVGRVIDEHAARIRALVLNLDPTLAGALDTTVARAQESFSALHRKAVQAATRKDDIVRRQLDRAHALIYPKGMPQERCLGGVFFLNRYGPALCERLLDVDPFTTNWHHMLTP
- a CDS encoding sodium:solute symporter, whose product is MRAWDWIAFAATLAYVVIYGVWKARGQKTARTFAVAERSVPWYAVGLSIMATQASAVTFISTTGQGSVDGMRFAQFYFGLPIAMVILSYTAVPLFRAANVITAYEYLERRFDARVRALVSGIFLLQRGLALGITLYAPAVVLTLILGWPDWATTVLMAGLAVTYTAAGGAKAIAWSDLQQMVVMTVGLGAALVSAMWVLPPGVSFSDALTVASAAGRLNVITTAFDWNDRYNLWSGLIGGAFLALAYFGTDQSQVQRYLSGHSMRDSRRGLMLNAVAKIPMQLCILLIGALVFVVYIYEKPPLIFQELDDALIQAPGLAERYGPIREQYESALAARRDAAERLVRLEKVAGPSPDVVRSEIVSNLQSAQRDVDGARREAAALAVSNGGSGASDTNYIFLTFVTSYLPVGVVGLVLAVVFGATMAAISAEMGALATVSVFDVYKRHVRPDRTDAHYLTASRVATVFWGIYAIGCAQLVKGLGSLVEAVNVLGSLFYGGMLGVFVLAFFAKRTTARGAFWAVLCGEATIFVCWYFTSIAFLWYNVIGCLVVVACGVGFSGWPARAPVRATPHPAQRSRDMP